CGGAAGCCGGGGATGCCGTAGCGCATCATGCCGCCGAGTTCGGCGTGGTCATCAAAAATGGTGCAGCCATGGCCCATGCGGCGCAGCTGGTAAGCAGCGGCCAGACCGGCGGGGCCGCCACCGATGATGGCGACTTTCTTGCCGGACTCCTGGGCGGGCTTCTCGAAGCCCAGGTTGTTGTCCAGGCCCCAGTTGCCGACGAAGTGTTCGACGGAGTTGATGCCGACGTTCTCTTCCACCTGGTTGCGGTTGCAGCCGGACTCGCAGGGAGCGGGACAGACACGGCCCATGACGGCGGGGAATGGGTTGGCACTGGTCATGCGGCGGAAGGCATATTCCTGCCAGGTCATGCTGGGTTTGCCATCAGCGCCCACGGGGGGCTTCTCGATGCCACGCACGATGTTCAGATAGCCGCGAATGTCCTCACCGGCGGGGCAGGATCCCTGGCAGGGAGGCGTGGAGTGCACGTATTCAGGGCACTTGTGCGTCCAGCTGGCCTGAAAGATCTTGTCCTGATTGCTGCGATAGTTCTCCTCGGTCTCGCCGTCCTTGTAGCGACGCCATACTTTACCTTCGGTCTTGGCAACATTCTTGGAAGTGACAGCCATCTTCGCTCTCCTATCGTCAAATTCATGTGGTTACGACGATACGTAACCGCTCATCTCATCTGGCGGCGTGCCCAGGGCACAACCGCCTGTTTACTTCAAATCAATCCAGCTTGATGGCCGTGCTCACCAACTGGTGCACACCGCCCACACTGCCGCGATCAAAGCCGTAATACGGCAACACCTTGGTGAACTGGGCCTTGCAGATGGCGCAGATCAATGCCAGGAAGTTCACACCCTCCTTCTGCACGACGTTGTTGTAGGCGTTCATGCGGGGCAACGCACCCTTGACGCGAGCCTCGATGAGGTCGTCCGTCAGCATGCCACCACCGCCGCCACAGCAGAATGTCGCTTCGCCGATGGTGCCGTCCGGCATGTCATGGAAGTTGTTGGCCACCGCCTTGATGATGTTGCGCGGGATGGTGAACTGGCCACCCGGTTCGTCGCCCATGCGGGAAGCGCGGGCCACGTTGCAGGAATCGTGATAAGTGATGACCCGATCGTCGTTCAGGGACTTGTCGAACTTCAGTACGCCCTTCTCGATGAGGTCCCAGGTGTATTCGCAGATGTGCATGGGCTGGGGATAGCGCATGTCCAGTTGATCCTGGAGTTTCTTCGAGAATTCGTCCGCGCCACCCCAGCCGATGCCGGTCAGCGTATTCCAGTAGGCATAGGCCACACGCCAGGCATGGCCGCATTCGCCCACGATGATGCGCTTCACGCCCAATTCCAGGGCCGCGTCGCGGATGCGCATGGCTACTGTGCGCATGGTCTCGTAGTTGCCGTTGAACAGGCCGAAATTGCCCGCCTCGGAGGCATGGCTGGACAGGGTCCAGGAAACGCCGGCGGCATGGAACACCTTGGCGTAGCCGATGAGGGAATCCACGTGGGGCTCGGAGAAGAAATCGGCGGAGGGCGTCACCAGCAGAATTTCCGCGCCTTTGACGTCCAGAGGGATCTTCACGGGTACGCCTGTGTCCGCTTCGATGTCCTCTTCCAGGCCTTCCAGGGTGTCCTCCAGGGCGGGACCGGGCAGTCCCAGGTTGTTACCGATCTTCTGAACCTTGTTCAGGATTTCGCTGGAGTACTTCTGGCCAATGCCCACATAGTTCAGTATCTCGCGGCCGGCCATGGTGATCTCGGCCGTGTCGATGCCGTAGGGGCAATACACGGAGCAACGACGGCACTCGGAACACTGGTGATAGTAGTTGTGCCACTTGTCCAGGGTTTCCTTGGTCAAATCTTCAGCACCTACCAGCCAAGGGGCGATCTTGCCCGGCAGGGTGAAGTAGCGGCGATAGACCTTGCGCATCAGTTCCTGACGCGCCACGGGCATGTTGTTGGGATCGGCGGTACCGAGGAAGTAATGGCACTTGTCGGTGCAGGCGCCGCAATGCACGCAGGCGTCCATGAACACACGAACGGAGCGGAACTTCTCCAGTATCTGGCCCATGCGATCGATGGCCCGCTCCTTCCAGTCCTCCCCCAGCTCGAAGGGATAGCCCAGGAAGGACTGGGAAGCCTCGGCAGCCTGGAAGGTCTTCAGGTGCGCCATGGCGCCTTCCTTGATCTTCGGGACTTCCGTGTATTCCGTCAGCGTGGGAACTTCAAACTCGGGACCGGCCACGTTTGCTCCTTATTTCTCTACGCTCTGTTCAGGTTGCAAATCAACCGTCGTGGTTAGGCTTTGTCGCGATCAAGTGCGGCAGCCCAGGGCGCCATATGACGGCGCTCGCGGGGATTGTCCACCATGTTGCGCGAGGGGCTGAAGAATATGCCGGGGGCATGCAGAAGCTTGCTGATGGGAAAGATGATCATCAGCAGGGCCACCAGGAACAGGTGAACGAGAAGTACGCCGTCCGTGGGCACGGGATGCCAGTCAAAGGTCATGAGCCCCAGCATGAAGGCCTTGAGGGCGACGATGTCGGTATGGGATACGAAGGTCATCATCATCCCGGACAGGCCGATGGCGATGAGCAAGGCCAGCATGAGGTGGTCGGAAGGGGTTGATATGTAGCGCACCCGGTCCACCAGGAAGCGACGGGCCCAGAGGCCGGCCAAGCCGGCCACCATGGCGAAGCTGGCGTACATGCCGAAGGGCTGGATGAATTCCACCACGAACCACACGGGCTCCTGGAAATAGCGCACATGGCGCAGCAGCACCAGGGCCAGGCCCACATGGAACAGCCAGCCAAAAACCCAAATCCACTTATTGGACTTGAACAGGGATTCGAAGATGACCACCTCACGTGCCATTCGCAAGGCAACGCCAGAACGGGTTGTGGGCGCAGGCGTAGTGGGAATAGAGAGGGGGGCCGGTGTACGGCTGTACTCGAAGATGCGATAGGCCACACCGCCGATGAACACCAGCGCGGCGAAATAGAACAGCCCCATGTAGAAAATCGTCAACGAAGTCATCCGTTCCTCTGCATTGGCAGATTAACAAGCATCAGACTGCCATTCTCTGGCAGGAGACGCGACACAAAACCAACAGCACCGGCGGGCTTGCCCGCCGGGCAGTTCAACCACGGGGCCACTGCGAGACCCCGGTACAAGCGATCAGATGCAGCCGGTGGGCTTGGGCAGACCACCGATCTTGCAGGCCTGCTTGGCGGGGCCGTAGGGGAACAGTTCGTACAGGTACTTGTTGTTGCCCTTGTCCGGACCCAGCTTCTTTCCGATGGCCTTGGTCAGCACGCGGATGGCGGGAGCGATCTGATACTCGTCGTAGTACTCGCGCAGGAAGTCGATCACTTCCCAGTGAGCGTCGGTCATGTCGACCTTCTCTTCCTTGGCCAGGTACTCGGCCACGTCACGGTTCCAGTCAGCCAGGTTGGTCAGGTAGCCTTCCTCGTCGACGTCAACATCTTTACCGGCGATATTTACGGTAGCCATCGTGTTACTCCTTCTATCAGTAATTACAACCAGGATTGGCAGTTGGTCTGCTCGGCGACCAGATCCACAAAACCGCCGTAATCCACCAGATTCACGCCATCGATCACCCGATCTGCCATACCACGGGCAGCCAGATCAGGTTGCAGTGCGTAGATGGTCAGATCGGCCATGGCCGACTTGACCTTCGCCTCTGCGGCACCGCCCTTCGTGGCCGCGTAGACCGCGTCCTCGATCAGCAGCACCTTGGAGCCTTTAGTTGCATGAGCCAGACAGCTTTCAACGCTGTTACGCTCGGTGGGGGACTTGTTTACTATGTGCAGCATTTTCGCGTTCTCCGATCAGGAACTGATCACCACGTCCTGCTCATTCATCAGGTCGGCCATTTCAGCCGCGCTGACCACCTGGACATCCACCACCAGGTCGTCTTCGGTCAGGCCGCGCATCTCCATGGACTCACGGTCCACGTAGAGCTTCTCGATGTCGTAACCCTCCAAGGCGCGATAGGTCTTGGAAAAGCTCTTCATCTCGATGCCTTCCGTATTGACGTTCTTTACCAGCTGGTAAACGCCGTCGTCCAGGAAGGCCAGGCTCACATCCTGCTCGAAGGCAGCGGAAATGAGCACCACTTCCAGGCTCTCCAGGGCATAGATGGTGCCGTAGGGGGCCTTGCGGTTCACGAACATGAACTTCTTGATCGTGCCGCCTTCTTCCATATCCATATCATCGGACATTGCCATCCCCCTCAATCACCAAAAGTCACCAGGCGGTCGCACTGGATGCCCGCCTCGACCAACTGACCCAGACCAGAAATGCGGAAAGCAGGATGGATGTTGTTGGCATCCTTGCCCTGACGCTTGGCCTCGTTCTCGTCCATCATGCCGCGGCGCTGGGCAGCGGCGATGCAGACCACCATATCGATCTTGTGCTCTTCACCCAGGGCCGCCCAGCGGTTGACGATGTGACGATCGTCAGCAGGGGGCACGGTCAAGCGCGTGGCATTGTTCACACCGTCGTGATAGAAGAACACGCGAAAGACCTCATGCCCCTTGGCGATGGCCGCCTTGGCGAACATGTATGCCGAGTCGGAGGCCTGATGCTGGTATGGGCCTTCGTTAATCAAAATACCGATTTTCATTTGTATATCCCTATCTCCGAATATCCGAGTAGACCGCAGCCCGGCTGACCGGGCCGCGACAGATCAGAAGCGGATATGGGCGGAAGCGTTCAGGCTGTTCCGACCACCGCGCCAGTTATCGATGTGATACTTGGTGAAGGGCAGACCAGTCTTCTCGAAGAACGCGGGCCAACCGATACGGTCGATCCAGTCGTTCATGCGCTCCCAGGGACGGCCATCGGCCTTGTAGGTCGCCAGGATCTTCTTGACGATCTCGCTGACCTCGGGCCACCGCGGGGGGTTGTTCGGGATACCTGCGGCCACCAGCTTGTGGAAGGTGGGACGGGAACGGGCATTGGAGTTCTTTCCGCCAACCCAGATCGCGAACTTGGAATGCTCGGGATCGTTGATCTGCATGGGCGGGCAGGGAGGGAAACAGGCGCCGCAGCAGATGCATTTCTTCTCGTCCACTTCCAGGGAGGGCTTGCCGTTCACCAGGGCGGGACGGATGGCCGCAACGGGGCAACGGGCCACGACGGAAGGGCGCTCGCAGATGTTGGCCACCAGATCATGGTTGATCTTGGGAGGTTTGGTGTGCTGGATCACGATGGCGATGTCGGCCTGGCCGCCGCAGTTGATCTCGCAGCAGGAGGTGGACAGCTTGACGCGGTTAGGCATCTCGCACTTGACGAACTCGTCATACAGTTCGTCCATCAGGGCCTTCACGGCGCCGGAGGCGTCGGTACCCGGGATGTCGCAGTGCAGCCAGCCCTGGGTGTGGGCGATCATGGACACGGAGTTGGCGGTGCCGCCCACGGGGAAGCCGTTGTCGGTGAGGGACTTGATCAGGGGCTCGACCTTGGACTGGTCGGTGACCATGTACTCGATGTTTGAACGGGTGGTGAAGCGCACGTAACCATCGGCGAACTGGTCGGCGATATCAGCCAGCTTGCGGATGGTGTAGTGGTCCATCTGGCGCTGTGTGCCGGCCTTGACGGTCCAGACTTCATCGCCATTTTCGGCACGGTGATACAGAACACCCGGCTTGGGATGGGAGTGAAACACCCACTTGCCGTAGTTGTTCCTCATGACGGGGTGCATATAGGGCATCGGATCCGGGGTACCGGACTCGATGGTCTCGTGAGTACGTTCAGCCATTCTTGTCTCCAACTAAGTGAGATCAGGATATCAATATTCACTTTTCGTGCAGCCGCCACTAGACGGCTGCACTACTCGACTACCAGGTTAGGCCGCGGCCTGCTTGCGCTCGAACCACTTCTCGGCCTCCTCGTCCCAGCCGTCGGTGCGGACGTAGGGGTTGGTGCGGGGATGGATGACCATGTTGGGATCCACTTCCAGGTCCAGACCCTCGAGGAAGTTCACCAGACCGATGCGCTCGATCATCTCGCCGGTGCGCTCGTGCTCAAGAGCGTTCTCGGCGAAGAAGTCCAGGATGTTCCGGGACAGTTCGTTCAGTTTCTCGAAGTCCTCGTCAGACTCCAACTTCATGAACGGGATGATCACGGTGCCCATGGTGGCACCAATCTTCAGCACGCTCTTGCCCCCCACCAGGATGGTGACACCCTTGTCCTTGCCGGGCAGCAGGGCGCCGGGCATGACGTTCAGGCAGTGCATGCAACGCACGCAGTTGTGGTTGTCGATCTCCAGACAGTTGGCGTCGGACACGGCCACCTTGGTGATGCCTTCGCCAGCGGCAGCGCCGTCGTTCTTCACCAAGCGGATGGCACGGGTGGGGCACATGCTCACGACCATGTTGGTCAGGTCTTCCATGCTGTGGGCGGCCATCCAGTCGCGGGCCATTTTCTCGTCGGCCCGCATGTTGTCGCGCCAGGTGCCGATGGTGGCCATGTCAGAACGCTGGATGGAGTTCACGCAGTCGTTGGGACAGCCGGAGAACTTGAACTTGAACTTGTAGGGCAGGGAGGGGCGGTGCATGTCATCAATGTTGTTGTTGATGACAACGCGCAGTGCACGAGCCTCATCGAAGCAGGACATTTCGCAACGGGCGGAGCCCACGCAGGACATGGAGGTACGCAGGGCGGGGCCTGCACCACCCAGATCGAAGCCCATCTCGTTGAACTTGTCGAAGGCCTTCTGCACGTTCTCGGTCTTGATGCCCTGGAACATGATGTCGCCGGACTGGCCGTGAAACGCGATCAGCCCTGAACCACCGGTCTCGAGCCAGCCATCGCACAGCTGACGCAACAGGTCAGATGTGTAGTGCATGCCGGCGGGAGGAATGATGCGCAGGGTGTGGAACTCGGCGGCTTCGGGAAAGAGGGGCTTGTGGTTCTCATCCTTGAGTTCGGTGAAGCGGGGAATAATGCCGCCACCATAGCCCACCACACCAACAGTGCCACCCTTCCAGTAACCGAATCGGGTGTTATAGGAAGTTTCCAGTTGACCCATCAGGTCAACCATCATGTCATTGTCTTTCGCCAGGCGCTTCAGACCAGTGACGAAGGAAGGCCAAGGGCCCTTCTCCAGATCGTCCAGGTTGGGCGTGTCGTGCATCTGCTTAGCCATCTG
This genomic interval from Thiobacillus sp. contains the following:
- a CDS encoding (Fe-S)-binding protein: MAGPEFEVPTLTEYTEVPKIKEGAMAHLKTFQAAEASQSFLGYPFELGEDWKERAIDRMGQILEKFRSVRVFMDACVHCGACTDKCHYFLGTADPNNMPVARQELMRKVYRRYFTLPGKIAPWLVGAEDLTKETLDKWHNYYHQCSECRRCSVYCPYGIDTAEITMAGREILNYVGIGQKYSSEILNKVQKIGNNLGLPGPALEDTLEGLEEDIEADTGVPVKIPLDVKGAEILLVTPSADFFSEPHVDSLIGYAKVFHAAGVSWTLSSHASEAGNFGLFNGNYETMRTVAMRIRDAALELGVKRIIVGECGHAWRVAYAYWNTLTGIGWGGADEFSKKLQDQLDMRYPQPMHICEYTWDLIEKGVLKFDKSLNDDRVITYHDSCNVARASRMGDEPGGQFTIPRNIIKAVANNFHDMPDGTIGEATFCCGGGGGMLTDDLIEARVKGALPRMNAYNNVVQKEGVNFLALICAICKAQFTKVLPYYGFDRGSVGGVHQLVSTAIKLD
- a CDS encoding respiratory nitrate reductase subunit gamma, which encodes MTSLTIFYMGLFYFAALVFIGGVAYRIFEYSRTPAPLSIPTTPAPTTRSGVALRMAREVVIFESLFKSNKWIWVFGWLFHVGLALVLLRHVRYFQEPVWFVVEFIQPFGMYASFAMVAGLAGLWARRFLVDRVRYISTPSDHLMLALLIAIGLSGMMMTFVSHTDIVALKAFMLGLMTFDWHPVPTDGVLLVHLFLVALLMIIFPISKLLHAPGIFFSPSRNMVDNPRERRHMAPWAAALDRDKA
- a CDS encoding TusE/DsrC/DsvC family sulfur relay protein, with the protein product MATVNIAGKDVDVDEEGYLTNLADWNRDVAEYLAKEEKVDMTDAHWEVIDFLREYYDEYQIAPAIRVLTKAIGKKLGPDKGNNKYLYELFPYGPAKQACKIGGLPKPTGCI
- the dsrH gene encoding sulfurtransferase complex subunit TusB, which translates into the protein MLHIVNKSPTERNSVESCLAHATKGSKVLLIEDAVYAATKGGAAEAKVKSAMADLTIYALQPDLAARGMADRVIDGVNLVDYGGFVDLVAEQTNCQSWL
- the tusC gene encoding sulfurtransferase complex subunit TusC codes for the protein MSDDMDMEEGGTIKKFMFVNRKAPYGTIYALESLEVVLISAAFEQDVSLAFLDDGVYQLVKNVNTEGIEMKSFSKTYRALEGYDIEKLYVDRESMEMRGLTEDDLVVDVQVVSAAEMADLMNEQDVVISS
- the tusD gene encoding sulfurtransferase complex subunit TusD; this translates as MKIGILINEGPYQHQASDSAYMFAKAAIAKGHEVFRVFFYHDGVNNATRLTVPPADDRHIVNRWAALGEEHKIDMVVCIAAAQRRGMMDENEAKRQGKDANNIHPAFRISGLGQLVEAGIQCDRLVTFGD
- the dsrB gene encoding dissimilatory-type sulfite reductase subunit beta gives rise to the protein MAERTHETIESGTPDPMPYMHPVMRNNYGKWVFHSHPKPGVLYHRAENGDEVWTVKAGTQRQMDHYTIRKLADIADQFADGYVRFTTRSNIEYMVTDQSKVEPLIKSLTDNGFPVGGTANSVSMIAHTQGWLHCDIPGTDASGAVKALMDELYDEFVKCEMPNRVKLSTSCCEINCGGQADIAIVIQHTKPPKINHDLVANICERPSVVARCPVAAIRPALVNGKPSLEVDEKKCICCGACFPPCPPMQINDPEHSKFAIWVGGKNSNARSRPTFHKLVAAGIPNNPPRWPEVSEIVKKILATYKADGRPWERMNDWIDRIGWPAFFEKTGLPFTKYHIDNWRGGRNSLNASAHIRF
- the dsrA gene encoding dissimilatory-type sulfite reductase subunit alpha encodes the protein MAKQMHDTPNLDDLEKGPWPSFVTGLKRLAKDNDMMVDLMGQLETSYNTRFGYWKGGTVGVVGYGGGIIPRFTELKDENHKPLFPEAAEFHTLRIIPPAGMHYTSDLLRQLCDGWLETGGSGLIAFHGQSGDIMFQGIKTENVQKAFDKFNEMGFDLGGAGPALRTSMSCVGSARCEMSCFDEARALRVVINNNIDDMHRPSLPYKFKFKFSGCPNDCVNSIQRSDMATIGTWRDNMRADEKMARDWMAAHSMEDLTNMVVSMCPTRAIRLVKNDGAAAGEGITKVAVSDANCLEIDNHNCVRCMHCLNVMPGALLPGKDKGVTILVGGKSVLKIGATMGTVIIPFMKLESDEDFEKLNELSRNILDFFAENALEHERTGEMIERIGLVNFLEGLDLEVDPNMVIHPRTNPYVRTDGWDEEAEKWFERKQAAA